A window of Gemmatimonas aurantiaca genomic DNA:
GGTCGAATGTGGGGGCACCGCGTCAGGGCGGTTCGCCGCGCTCACAGGCAGGCGAAATGACGCCCGGCGGGTCGCCGATGAACGGTCTGATGGCCGGCGATGCGACCCAGTTCGCGCGCGAATTCCGGCTGCGTCGTGAGAACGCGGAAGGACTGCGACGGGAGGCCGCCCAGCAGGGAATCGATACGCGGGATCTCGATCGCGCGATCGAGGGATTGCGGCGCCTGGAGAACAGTCGCGCTTTCGGCGATCCGAAGGGGCTCGCAGAATTGCAGGCCGCCATGCTGGAGCGGCTCAAGGACTTCGAGTTTGCCGCCCTGCGGGCCGCGGGACTGGGAACCGATGGCCGCCCCGCCGTCGGCGCGCGCGCCGCGGTACCGGGGGAATACCGGGCGTTGGTGGAGGAGTACTACCGGTCGCTGGCGAGGAAGGGAGGGAAGTAGGCGACTCGGGACTACGGGAGCTGGACCTACGGGAGCTGGACCTACGGGAGCTGGAACCACGGGAGCTGGGACCACGGGAGCTGGAGTAACGGGGGGTATGGGCGCGTAGATCTGGTTACCTCCCTTGGCTCACCGACTCGTATCCTGTGCCATGCCAGATCTCCGAAACCTCCGCGTTCTCGCTGCCGCACATGATCTCAGTGCCGCCGTGCACGAAGCAGCCTCGGGCCTCGATGTGTCCAAGGTTCCAGGGCTGCGTGCCCAACTGCTCGCCGCCGTCGACGCGATTCCTGCCAACATTTCCGAAGGCGCCGGACTCGGCACGGATCAACAATTCGCCCGGGGCATCTCAATCGCGCTGGGCTCCGCCAATGAGGTCGGCTCTCACCTGAGGGTTGCTCGCGCGTCCGAAGCCCTCG
This region includes:
- a CDS encoding four helix bundle protein; this translates as MPDLRNLRVLAAAHDLSAAVHEAASGLDVSKVPGLRAQLLAAVDAIPANISEGAGLGTDQQFARGISIALGSANEVGSHLRVARASEALDERTVRRCQAKRAVVCQMLERLLRVVRSRLAYSP